Proteins encoded by one window of Lathyrus oleraceus cultivar Zhongwan6 chromosome 1, CAAS_Psat_ZW6_1.0, whole genome shotgun sequence:
- the LOC127103338 gene encoding uncharacterized protein LOC127103338, producing MEEQEQELERVSLELEDLRGSMGQIMEMLQVIRAKMNTQTIVVSEIVGPTLEPQPARTIPSTLPPFGLPYGFTPQPEVVPGVMQSTQHIVPLPLTTEAHPIVNTFTSSTVHTRVKPYFEDQQHALEMSDEEEERHEDIKGIKENFQILEKRLRVMEGDQVFGVAAREMCLVSSLVIPTKFKTPDFDKYEGRTCPKSHLVMYYWKMVAHVEDDKLMIHFFQDSLKGAPSKWYLSLDQSRIRCFQDLSNASVKHYKYNMDMAPDRRELLNMSQKDNESFKEYAQRWREMASQVEPPLGEKELAHWSMDIVQPMFHERMVGSVSATFSELVAVGIKVELGLKNGKRSVLLELLITTMLRSFPEIFRKKRGEMNFMSFSR from the coding sequence ATGGAAGAACAAGAACAAGAGTTGGAAAGAGTCAGCTTAGAACTTGAGGACCTGCGAGGGAGCATGGGTCAAATCATGGAGATGCTTCAAGTCATCAGAGCTAAGATGAACACACAAACAATAGTTGTTTCAGAGATCGTTGGTCCAACGCttgaaccccaacctgcaagGACGATACCTTCTACATTGCCTCCTTTTGGTCTGCCTTATGGCTTCACACCTCAACCTGAAGTAGTCCCCGGTGTAATGCAATCTACTCAACATATTGTTCCTCTACCATTAACCACCGAGGCTCACCCTATCGTCAATACATTTACATCTTCGACTGTTCATACACGTGTGAAACCTTACTTCGAAGATCAACAACATGCTCTAGAAATGTcggatgaagaagaagaaaggcaTGAAGATATAAAGGGTATTAAAGAGAATTTTCAGATTCTTGAGAAGAGACTGAGGGTAATGGAAGGTGACCAAGTCTTTGGTGTTGCCGCTAGGGAGATGTGCCTAGTATCTAGTCTTGTAATTCCTACGAAATTCAAGACTCCTGATTTTGATAAATACGAGGGCCGTACATGTCCTAagagccatcttgttatgtacTACTGGAAAATGGTTGCCCATGTTGAAGACGATAAGCTCATGATCCACTTCTTTCAGGACAGCTTGAAGGGTGCGCCCTCTAAGTGGTACCTAAGCCTCGATCAGAGTCGTATTCGGTGCTTCCAAGACTTGTCTAATGCTTCTGTAAAGCAttacaaatacaacatggatatggctccagacagaaGAGAATTGTTGAATATGTCTCAAAAAGACAACGAGTCATTCAAAGAGTATGCAcaacgctggagagagatggCCTCTCAGGTTGAACCACCTTTGGGAGAAAAAGAATTAGCCCATTGGTCTATGGATATTGTACAACCAATGTTCCATGAGAGGATGGTGGGCAGTGTGTCTGCAACGTTTTCTGAATTGGTAGCTGTAGGCATTAAAGTTGAACTAGGTTTGAAGAATGGAAAAAGATCGGTGCTGCTGGAACTTCTAATAACAACAATGCTAAGAAGTTTCCCAGAAATTTTCAGAAAAAAGAGAGGAGAGATGAATTTTATGTCGTTCAGTCGATGA